A region from the Lolium perenne isolate Kyuss_39 chromosome 4, Kyuss_2.0, whole genome shotgun sequence genome encodes:
- the LOC127297071 gene encoding NADH dehydrogenase [ubiquinone] 1 alpha subcomplex subunit 13-B: MTEALVRNKPGMASVKDMPLLQDGPPPGGFAPVRYARRIPTTGPSAWAIFLTTFGAFSWGMYEVGKGNKVRRALKEEKIAARSAILPMLQAEEDERFVKEWKKYLEEEARIMKNVPGWKVGESVYNSGKWMPPATGELRPEVW; encoded by the exons ATGACGGAGGCGTTGGTGCGGAACAAGCCCGGGATGGCCAGCGTCAAGGACATGCCGCTGCTGCAGGACGGGCCGCCGCCGGGCGGGTTCGCGCCCGTGCGCTACGCGCGCCGCATCCCCACCACGGGGCCCAGCGCCTGGGCCATCTTCCTCACCACCTTCGGCGCCTTCTCATGGGGCATGTACGAGGTCGGGAAGGGGAACAAGGTCCGCCG TGCACTGAAGGAAGAGAAAATCGCTGCACGTAGTGCTATACTGCCAATGCTCCAAGCTGAAGAGGATGAAAG ATTTGTGAAGGAATGGAAGAAGTATCTTGAAGAGGAAGCGAGGATCATGAAAAATGTTCCTGGGTGGAAAGTTGGGGAAAGTGTGTACAATTCTGGGAAATGGATGCCTCCTGCAACCGGTGAGCTGCGTCCCGAGGTCTGGTAA
- the LOC127297072 gene encoding uncharacterized protein, with protein sequence MPSLSQPPTSTPAPPAAPTDITSLGDDLLREIFLRLPSLPSLVRAAFACRAFRRAARSSPAFRRSFRALHAPPLLAFFLESTFEVVPIFPCPWRRCDPDLGAADFFGIRGSRHDDARATGWEILPTYDGYLPLKKVSRSTNWVVSYRPLTQALDLFLYKPGNSIDLEFYTLSSEDGQGPSRVVCVRHHFNRRAQVAVFSSNTMEWQIFPKNTLLLREGASSGTVMRGLIWWPNWMHQKIVVLDTSTFQFSLIDVPTPLMTQSDESSYKLGETKDEKLCFVDIKDDTLYAYFRTAGDGGVVERWMLYKEFPLHTIVKNVTGGSMEQEGCPVDVEVVAVIDGFVYLTIFYCKDTQLRDLCLSLCLETSEISELFSDAREYHEEVHPYVMAWPPSLLQSKEESETEFTGDSAAHNDPMGTEKASSVLVAALQSLSQALVGDGGSNIEILTELHSFLLDSNKETVAELNAFLRPNGDGEGSLMSTITSLDAKLVTARDRILRISA encoded by the exons ATGCCCTCCCTGTCCCAGCCCCCAACGTCAACGCCGGCGCCGCCGGCCGCTCCCACCGACATAACCAGTCTCGGCGACGACCTCCTCCGGGAGATCTTCCTCCGCCTGCCGTCCCTCCCAAGCCTCGTCCGCGCCGCCTTCGCCTGCCGCGCCTTCCGCCGCGCCGCCCGCTCCTCCCCCGCCTTCCGCCGCAGCTTCCGCGCGCTCCATGCGCCGCCCCTCCTCGCCTTCTTCCTCGAATCCACCTTTGAAGTGGTTCCGATCTTCCCCTGCCCCTGGCGCCGCTGCGACCCGGACCTCGGCGCCGCTGATTTCTTCGGCATCCGCGGCTCACGCCACGACGACGCCCGCGCCACCGGGTGGGAGATCCTTCCTACCTACGACGGCTACCTCCCCCTAAAAAAGGTGAGCCGGAGCACTAATTGGGTAGTCTCCTACAGACCGCTAACGCAGGCTCTCGATCTCTTCCTCTATAAGCCAGGGAACAGCATTGACCTCGAGTTCTACACGCTCTCCTCAGAAGATGGCCAAGGGCCATCCCGTGTGGTCTGTGTCCGTCACCACTTCAATCGGAGGGCGCAGGTCGCCGTCTTCTCATCCAATACCATGGAGTGGCAAATTTTCCCCAAGAACACACTGCTGCTGCGTGAAGGGGCCAGTTCCGGCACGGTGATGCGCGGGCTCATCTGGTGGCCAAACTGGATGCATCAAAAAATTGTGGTGCTCGACACCTCGACCTTTCAGTTCTCCCTAATCGATGTGCCCACGCCTTTGATGACGCAGTCGGATGAATCGTCGTACAAGCTTGGTGAGACCAAGGATGAGAAGCTCTGCTTCGTAGATATAAAGGATGACACACTTTATGCTTATTTCCGGACAGCCGGCGATGGCGGTGTCGTCGAGAGGTGGATGTTGTACAAGGAGTTCCCGTTGCACACGATTGTTAAGAATGTCACTGGAGGCTCAATGGAGCAAGAGGGGTGTCCTGTCGATGTGGAGGTTGTGGCAGTCATCGATGGTTTTGTATACTTGACTATTTTCTACTGCAAGGACACACAACTTCGTGATTTGTGCCTATCCTTGTGTCTGGAAACATCGGAGATAAGCGAGCTCTTTAGTGATGCACGTGAGTATCATGAGGAGGTTCATCCCTATGTCATGGCATGGCCTCCCTCTTTGTTACAAAGCAAG GAGGAATCAGAAACTGAATTCACTGGAGACAGTGCCGCACACAATGATCCTATGGGCACAGAAAAAGCTTCCTCTGTGCTTGTCGCTGCACTGCAGTCACTCAGCCAAGCTCTGGTAGGTGATGGTGGCAGCAACATAGAAATATTAACGGAGTTACATTCCTTCTTGCTTGACAGTAACAAAGAAACAGTGGCAGAGTTAAATGCCTTCTTGCGTCCTAACGGGGATGGCGAGGGCTCTCTAATGAGCACAATTACTAGTTTGGACGCAAAGTTGGTAACTGCAAGAGACCGTATCTTGAGGATAAGTGCATGA